The proteins below come from a single Aptenodytes patagonicus chromosome 2, bAptPat1.pri.cur, whole genome shotgun sequence genomic window:
- the COXFA4 gene encoding cytochrome c oxidase subunit NDUFA4: MFRVMVSHAKKHPSLIPLFLIIGSGGVGAALYLMRLAMFNPDVCWDKKNNPEPWNKLSPSDQYKFYSVNVDYSRLKKDRPDF; encoded by the exons ATGTTTCGCGTTATGGTCAGCCACGCCAAGAAGCACCCCAGC ttGATTCCTCTGTTTTTGATCATTGGATCTGGAGGCGTTGGCGCAGCTCTGTATCTCATGCGTTTAGCAATGTTCAACCCTGATGTCTG CTGGGAcaagaaaaataatccagaacCTTGGAACAAACTGTCTCCCAGTGACCAGTACAAG TTCTACTCGGTTAATGTAGACTACAGTAGACTGAAAAAGGACCGTCCTGACTTCTGA